Genomic window (Mycolicibacterium smegmatis):
GTTACGAGGACGCGCGGCTGGTGCCGCGGGTCGGTGTGGCGTCGGTGATTGCGGAAGGCTTTCTGGTGCTTCCGTTCTCGCGACGCAACAAGCAACACACCGGCGAGCACATCGCCGCACCCGACACCCTGGTGCAGTCCGGGCGACTGCACCGCGACGGCAGCGCACCCGACGTCACCGGGCTGCAGGGCGAGCTGCCCGACGCCGACGACGAGCCCCGCCTGCCCGAGCAGGTCCGCGTGCGCATGGCCAAACTCAAGGCGTTGCAGGGCAACGGCGTCGACGCCTACCCCGTGGGGCAACCGCCCAGCCACACCGTCGCTCAGGCCCTTGGCGCCACCGATGGCGAGACGCTGTCGGTGGCCGGCCGTGTGATGCGGATCCGCGACTACGGCGGCGTGCTGTTCGCGCAACTGCGGGACTGGTCGGGTGAGGTCCAATTGCTGTTGGACAACGCCGCACTGACCGAGGGCGAGACCGCGGACTTCACCGCGACGATCGACCTGGGCGACCTCGTCGAGGTGACCGGTTCGATGGGCTTCAGCCGCAACGGAACCCGCTCGCTGCTGGTCGAGCGCTGGCGACTGATCGGCAAGTGCCTGCGCCCGCTGCCCGACAAGTGGAAGGGCCTCACCGACCAGGAGGCCCGTGTGCGGGCCCGCTATGTCGACCTGGCCGTCAACACCGAGGCGCGCGATCTGATCCGCGCACGCAGCGGCGCGTTGCACGCCATCCGGGAAACCCTGTACTCCAAGGGTTTCCTCGAGGTCGAGACCCCGATCCTGCAGCAAATCCACGGCGGCGCCAACGCCAGGCCGTTCTTGACCCACATCAACGCCTACGACCTGGACCTGTATCTGCGGATCGCACCCGAGCTGTACCTCAAGCGGTTGTGCGTGGGCGGTGTCGAGCGGGTCTTCGAACTGGGCCGCGCGTTCCGCAACGAGGGCGTCGACTTCAGCCACAACCCCGAGTTCACACTCCTGGAGGCCTATCAGGCGCACGCCGACTACAACGTGTGGATCGACGGCTGCCGCGAGCTGATCCAGAACGCGGCACAGGCCGCCAACGGTGCGCAGGTGTTCCTGCGGCCCCGCCCGAACGATCCGGCCGGGACCCTCGAGCCCGTCGACATCTCCGGGCAGTGGGCCGTCAAGACCGTGCACGACGCGGTCTCCGAGGCGATCGGCGAGCACATCACGCCCGAGACCGAGCTGGGCGAGCTTCGGCGCCTGTGTGATTCGGCCGGTATTCCCTACCTGACGCACTGGGACGCCGGTGCGGTGGTTCTGGAGATGTACGAGCACCTGGTCGAGGACCGCACCACCGAACCCACGTTCTACAAGGACTTCCCGACGTCGGTGTCGCCGCTGACCCGGCCGCACCGCAGCATCCCGGGGGTCGCCGAACGCTGGGACCTGGTGGCGTGGGGCGTCGAACTCGGCACGGCCTACAGCGAGCTGACCGATCCGGTCGAGCAGCGCCGCCGCCTGCAGGAGCAGTCCCTGCTTGCGGCCGGTGGTGATCCCGAGGCGATGGAACTCGACGAGGACTTCCTGCAGGCCATGGAGTACGCCATGCCGCCGACCGGCGGCCTGGGCATGGGCGTGGACCGCGTGGTCATGATGATCACCGGGCGCAGCATCCGTGAGACGCTGCCGTTCCCGCTCGCCAAACCGCGTTAGCAGGTAACGCACAGCCGACCGTAAGCATCGCCGGTCACGATTGGCCCGTGACCTTCACCCACCACCTGTCCCTGATGCACGGCTGGGTACCGACGACAGTGCAGGTCGTCACGGCCGTGATCCTCATCGCGGCCGTGGGCCGGCGCACGTGGCGCTGGCATCTCATCTGGCTGCCCGCGGCCGCGGCGGTCGGCGCCGTCCTGGCGCTGGGCACGTTCTGGTACATCCAGAGCGAGGGTCTGGCCGGTAACCCGGCGCCGCGGTCACTGTGGGTGTGGATCGCGATCAGCGGCGCCACGGTGGTGGTGCTGGTGGCCGGTTGGCCGCGCAGCCGGTGGTGGCGGCGGGGGGCGTCGGCGCTCGCGATCCCCATGAGCGTGCTGTGCGCCGCACTCGCTTTGAACCTGTGGGTCGGCTACTTCCCGTGGGTGCAGACCGCGTGGAACCAGTTGACGGCCGGGCCGCTGCCCGACCAGACCGATCAGGTGACGGTGGCCGCGATGCAGCGCGACGGGGCGGTTCCCGCCAAGGGCACCGTGGTGCCCGTCCAGATCCCGAACACCGCATCGGGTTTCCGGCACCGCCAGGAGTACGTGTACCTGCCGCCGGCGTGGTTCGCGGCCAATCCGCCGCCGAAGCTGCCGACTGTGATGATGATCGGCGGCGAGTTCAACACGCCCGCCGACTGGATGCGCGCGGGCAACGTCATCTCCACCGTGGACGCTTTCGCGGCCTCCCACCACGGCTTCGCACCCGTGCTGGTGTTCGTCGACCCGGGCGGTGCGTTCAACAACGACACCGAATGCGTCAACGGCAGCCGCGGCAACGCCGCCGATCACCTCACGAAAGACGTTGTGCCGTACCTGGAAGCGCACTACGGCGTGAGCGCCGCGGCCGCCAACTGGGGCATCGTGGGCTGGTCGATGGGCGGCACCTGCGCGGTGGATCTGGCCGTCATGCACCCCGACATGTTCAGCGCGTTCGTCGACATCGCCGGTGACCTCACACCGAACTCGGGCACCAAGGCCCAGACCATCGACCGGCTGTTCGGCGGCAACGCCGCGGCGTGGGACGCGTTCGACCCGACCACGGTGATCAACCGGCACGGCCACTATCAGGATGTGGCCGGCTGGTTCGACGTGAACACCGGCGGACCGGGCACCGCGCCCAACGATCAGGCCAAGGCCGCGAACTCGCTGTGCACGCTGGGTTCGAGCCACGGCATCGCGTGTGCGGTCCAGGCCCAACCCGGCACGCACGACTGGCCGTTCGCGACACAGGCGTTCAAGGCGTCACTGCCGTGGCTGGCCGGGGCGATCGGCACCCCGGACGTCCCGGTGGTCGGATTGCCCGCCTCCGCGCCGAGCGCGCCGGCGTTCATCGAGAGCGGCAAGACGGCCGGCCCGAAATAGCCCCGGCCTGATCAGTAGTCGGATTCTGCGGCCAGGATCTCGGCGAGGTACGCGTCTGCCGTGGGCGCCGCGAGTCGTGCCCTGGCGAACGCCCGCACGCGGGCCCGGGTCCGGGCGTCCTCGTCTGGTCCGGCGGTGGCGCCCACGTGCACCACGGCCGTGCTCCAGTCCTGGTTCCACGCCTCGGTTTCCGTCGTCGGGCGCCCGCCGGTGACCATCGGTATCTCGGCGCGCCCGTCGGCAGCGAGCACACCCGCGCCGCCGTGGTCACCACACCGGACGGTCACCGGGATGCCGTCGGCGTGACCCGGCCCCGAAAGAGCCACCTGGACAACGACGTCGACGGCTCCACCGTCGCTGCGCACCGACCACTCGACGGTGTCCTCGGCCGCGTCGAAGATCCCGGGCGGCACGGCCGACCACCGCACGGTTGCCACTCCCCCGGCGATCGCGTCTTGCCGCGAGGTACGTGAGCCTGCTGCCAGGGCGTAGTCCGCGCGCCGGACGGGGCCGACCGGCACGGTGGCGGTCCAGTCGACGCCGATCTCGGCGGCCAGGTCCCGGCACCGGTCGATGAGCGCGGTGACGCGGGGATCACCCTCGGCCGCCAGGGCGTCCAGGCGTGCGGTATGTGGCGCCAACAGGCCCGCCACGTCGGAGTCGAGGGTGTCGTCGGTGAAGAACTCCTCGGCGGCGACGGTCGAGAGCGCAATCTCGGCGTCGAGCAGCGCGGGATCCAGTTCGGCGATGCCTTCGCGGATACTCGCGGGCCACCAGCGGCGCAGCCAGTGGCCGAGCGCCAACCGCCGCAGGGCGTCGGTCGAGCCGGGCAGCACCTGGAGGTCTGCCGTGCGTCCCTCAACCACAGCGACATGCGCCTGCTCACCGACCACCCGCCAGAGCCAGTCCGCCCGAAGCGGATCGGTGAAACTGATCTCCGGTGCGGTGCTGGGTTCTTCGTCGACGATCCACGACAACACCGCGCCGCTGACCTCGAGCACCGCAACCGACGGCAGCGGCGGATACCCCGGATCTGTCATCCCGCCACCTGCACTTCCAGCATCGACTTGATCCGTTGCCGGTGATCCAGGCTCACCGAGCGTGCGACACCTTCGAGCAGCGCACGCAGATCGTCGACGTCGCGGCACGATTCCTGCCACACGTCACGGCCGTGCAGCCTGGCCCACAGCCGGCTGGTGTACGGCCGCGCGAACGACGCGAGGTCGTCGACCACCTGCTGCTGGCGCGGATGGATCGCCTCGCCGCCTGCGAGGTACCGGCGCGCGTGCAGCACATAGGCTTCCTTGGCCAGCCGCGACTGGATCCGCGACGACACCTCGTAGCGCGTCGGTGCGGCCTCGGCCAACGGGCGCAGATCGGTCGCGACCTCGATCCCGGCGAGCAGCGCGGCCTGGTGGTCCTCGGCCAGCAGCCCCCACGGCGCGCACGCGCGGTCCACCTCCTCGGCGCACAGCAGTGGCACGTCGGGCAGTTCGTCGCGGGCGAGCGCACGCCGCAGTGTCGCCCGCACCCGGTCGACCACGCTTCGGTCCAGGGGCGGGTCCGGGGTCCGGTTTCCGCCCTCCGGCGTATCGATCGGCGGAGGTTGTTGCGGCACAGTAGAACACAGCCCGATGTCGGTGACCGACCACGGTCGGTCGGCGGGTGGGTTGGCGCCGGGACGCCGGATGCCCGCACCGAGGTTGTGCGGCGTGGCGTCGGCGATCAGCGCCGACCACACGCGTTGCCGCGCGGCTTCGGCGTTGTGGGTGGCGGCGGGCCCGAGCACCGTGGTCAGACCCGAGAAGAACGGGCCCGTGATCGCCTGGGACGGCGTCACATCGGCCCAGCTGCGCTGCAGTTGACGCTGCAACTGCCGCACCACCTGCGGGCTCTCGATGTGACGGTTGAGCACCTCGACGGCCGTGCGATCCCGGCCGCCGTGAACGTCGGCCAGCGTCCGGCGCGCCACCTCATCCGCGTCGTGCGCGGGCATGCCGCGTGCGACGGCGAGTTCGAAGCATGCCGGGAAGTAGAGTTCCTGCGCGTTGCCCGTGGTGATGCGCCTGCGCCTGCGTTCCTGTTTGAGCAGCGTGAACCAGGCCGCGGCGGCACGTAGACGCGGTGCGGCGCCGACGATCTCGGCATGCATCGCGGCAGCGGTGTCCGGGTCGAGCACGGCCGCGGAGAACTGGGTGTTGCTGCGCAACCGGAGCACCAGAGGATCGATGATGCGTTTGACGGTGCGCCGCAGCGGCGCACCGTCGTCGCCGCTGAGCACCTCGACGCCGGATCCGATCGCACGCCAGGCCCGGTCGATCACCGCGCGCCTCGGTTGGGCCGCTCGCACCGCCGCGACTGCAGGCGTAGTGTCCGACCCGGTGCTCACCGGCACCAGGATAGAGGGACAGAACTTGGGTTCGGTAGCCGTCGGCGTCCCGGACGCTGGACCGATGACCGACACCGTGCTGTTCACCGTCCTGTGCATCGCGTGCTTCGGCGTCGCGACGGCGTTGCGGGCCGCCGTGGCACGGCGAGGATCCGATGACGTCCCCCCGCGCGACCCAAAAGACACGGAAGCCTCCGAACGTCTGGTGACCCTTGCCGAACTCGCCGCCGAATTCGACGAGATGCTCATTCGCAAAGGGGTGATGACGAGCACCCAGGTCTCGTTGATGCGTACCGGCATCCGATCCCGCGGCGTGGTCACCGGGATGCGGACCACGGGCGTGGTGCGTGAGGATTTCCGTGAGGTCGAACTCGATCTCATGGTGAGCCGCACCGGCGGCGGACAGTTCGCGGCCCGGCAGACCACGCTGATTCCGTTGTCGTCACTGCACAGGGTGTTTCCCGGCAGCGTGGTCGACGCGTACTACCGGCCGGGCGACGAGCGCACGGTCGCGGTGTGCGTGTCACCCTGACCGGCTCAGCGGGCACCGTCGACCGCGAAGGTCGCCAGCGACGCCCAGTACAGCGGGCTCGCGGTCACCTCACCCTCGCGCCAGCGGCGCATCTGCGCGCGCTGCCACTGGTTCACCGCGATACCTGCCTGTTCCTGGTTGTGGGCGAGGTCGACCCCGATCACGGTGTCGGCCATGGGATCGGCGTCGTCGGCGGTGAACGTGCGATAGCCGGCGCTGGTGGGCAACGGCCACAACGTGGCGGTGACCAGTTGCGCGCCACCGAGCACCATGGCCGCCACCAGACCCGTGGCCTCGTCGAACCGGTAGTCACCGCCGGATGCGCAGGCCAGCAGCGCCACTCGTGGCGGTACCGCAAGTGCCTGTGCGATGACGTCGGCCGCGCTCAGCGGTTCCGGTTCGGCGAGGTGCAGCGCGGCGCGGTCGGCGGTGTCGCCCTCGGCGGCGCTCGCGTGCCCGACGTAAAGCATGCGCGACGGTTCGTGTTCGCAGGCCCGTGCCAGCCAGCCGCGGTCGGCGTCGGGCCTGCGGAAGAGGTCGACCGGTCCATCGACCCGCGGCAGGACCTGCCGCTGCGCCACCGCAGTGGCGAAGTGACGCGACAGCGGTGTGCCGGGTGTGGGCCTGCCGAGGACCGATCCGAGCGCGGAATCGGGGCGCTGCCCGGGGATTCGGGGGTCCAGCACCAGCAGCGCCGGGTTGTCGCGACGCGTGGTCCAGCTCACCGACCGGCGTGGCGCGTGGACGATGTTGGGCGGCACGGCCATCAGTACGTCGACGAGTTCCATGAGCCGGAACTTGTGCAGCCCGGGCATCGCGAGTTGACCCCATGGCACGCGTGCCAGCTTGGGGCTCGGTGTGACGAACAGCGTGGCCCGCGGCGCGGACACGCAGTCGATCAACAGATTCCAGGCCGGTTTGGGGATCAGGTGCGAGCCGAGTTCCTTCGCGAACTTGAGTTCCCGTTTTGGGTCGGCGAACGGTCCTGCGGTCAAGGATCTTTCGACGGCAGCAGCGACGGTTTCGCCACCGCGGGGGTCGGGCAGCGCGTCGTCGAGCGCGCTGTAGACGGCGGGCAGAGCAGGTTCTTCGAGCACCCATTTGAGCGTGCGTGCCGGCTCCCCCACCACCCGCAGGGTCGCGTAGGTCGCGACGCCCACGTCAGCGAATCGCAGTACCAGTGTCGCGGTCACGGCCAGGTCGCCCATTCGGGCTCAGCCGAGGTGATTTCACGGCCGTAGCGCTGCCAAGCCAGTTCGCGGTAGCGGCTCAGGATCGGACCCGTCTGCGGATCCATCCGCAGTGGAGGCAACGGGCCGAGACGCGTGAGTCCACCCGATCCCGGGGTGCCCGCGTTCGCCGCGACCGCCGGCGCGAGTTCGGCCTCCACCGGGACCGGTGCCGTGGCCGTCGCGGCCCAGTCACCCGCCGTCTGACCGATCGGCTCGGCGCTGAAGGTGCCCCGCGCGCTGTGGTATTCGACCAGCTCACTGATCAGCTCGGTGTTGTCCCATTCCCACGCCACCGCGAACGCTCCGGCCAGCATCGGCGCCGAGACCCAACTGGCCCAGCGCATCCGGGCGCCCGCATCGTCGATGGTGTAGCGCACCGAGTCGACCGCGAGCGCGGCGGGCACCTTGAGTTCGGCGGCCTGTTCGAGTTTCGCGGTGCCCCGAAGCCACTTCCGGCTGCCCGGACGGCACCGGAAAACCCCTTTACCGGATCTGTGTGTGGCCTCGACCTGTTGCCAGGTCTGCTCCGGTGTGCCGAGGCCGTCGAAGCCCATCTCGGCCAGGGCCTCGGCGCGCAGGATGTTGCCCAGGTGGTCGTCGAGGCGTGCGTACTGCAGCCAGCTGTGCCGCGGTGAGGAATCCAGGAGTTCTCGCGCCTCGGCGACCAGTTGTGTGGCCTCGTCGAACGCGCCACGGAAGATCGACAACCAGCTGCGCTGCAACAGGATCCGGTGGATGTACAGAGGCTTCCCGAGCTCGCGCCAGTGCCGCTCGGCGTGCTCCCAGCAGGTGTTCGCCTCCTGCAGCCTGCCGATTCCCAACCGGATCAGGCCGAAGTACAGCCAGCTCCGGGACACGTCGTGCGCGCGGGCGTGGTCGGCGATCACCGGGTACGCCTCGGTGACGAGGTCCTGGGTCTCGGCGTACTGTCCCGCAGTCCAGCATGCCGCGGCGCGTTCCAACTGGGTGCGGGCCCGCGGCAACGCCCACCCGCGGGCGTCGGCTCGCGCGCCGGCCCGCCGCAGCCACGGTTGCGCTTCCTCCAGCCGCCCGGATTCGGCGCAGAACCGGCCGTAACCCAGCGCCCCCGCGATGAACAGGTGATCGTCCTCTGGATCGCCGCCCCCTGAGCGTGTCACTGATTCGAGGACTGCGTCCCACAGCGGCGCCGAGCGTGCGTACAGGTCGTCGTCACACAGGCCCGTGGCGACGAGGATGCGCGCGTGGATGCCGAGGCGCCGGTGCTCGGCGTCGAGATCCTCGGGGCCCACCGAATCGATCAGGGTGTCGAGGTGTTCGGCGGCGCGGTCATGGTCACCCCGCGCGGCGGCAAGACCTGCGGCGAGGAACTCGGCGCGACGGGTGTACCGGCAGATCATGTGGTCGACGTCGGCGTCGGACATGCGCACCTGGGCGGCGGCCTCGGGCATGCGGCCCGCGCGGATCGCGGTGTAGATGCCCAGGCAGTCCCCGATGCGCCGAATGCATTCGCCGACACCGTCGTAGGCGCTGCGCACCAGATAGATCTCGCCCAGCAGGGCGAAGACCTCGAGGGCGTAGTCGTCGCGATCGGCCTGCTCGATGCGCGGCATCAGGCTCACCAGGAGATCACGCGCCTGGTCTTCGTCGGCCGACAACATGAGGTGACGCGCGCGCTCCAACTCCCCCGCGATGGTCACGTTCGCATCATATGGAAGCGGCGGGCGTGCCGGAGGTCTGAGGCACGCCCGCCGCCCGGGAGGGATCAGCTGCAGCTCACCGTGATGGTGAACGGCTTGCTGATCATCCCGGCCATCGGGTTCTGCATGTCGGCGCCGGCGGCCTCGCCCGTGATCGTATAGGTGTCGCCGTCGACCTCGACCTTGGCCGAACCGACCTTGACGCCCATGTTCTCGCTGACGGCGAGCGCGCTGCCGTCGTAGACCAGACCCAGTGATTCGACCTTCGGGCTGGCCTCGTCGGTCATCACCACACCGAGGCCCTGTTGCCCGCCGATCGCGGCACTGCCCACGTTGATCCGCCCGCCCTCCTTGACGCAGGTCACCGAGTTCAGGTCCAGACCGGGAAGGTCCTTGCCGTCGACCTTGACCTGGGTGTTCCCGCCCGTCTTCACGTCGGCGGCGGCCGGGCTGGGTGTGGCCTGCGGTTTGTCGTCCGAGCAGCCGACCAGGATGGTGCCGGCCGCGAGCAGTCCCATGGTTCCTGCGATGACACGATTCATGTTCGTCCCCTTACCTTGCGCGTCGCCCCGATGGCTCCGTCGTGTCCTCAGTCAAAGGCGCGCAGGTCGCTACCGATCCCAAGAAGTGCGGGTCAGCGCAGGTCGGGGCGGTTCACAGGTACGGTGGGGCTCATGACCGATCAGCCCGATCCCGGACCCGCACCACAGCCGGAGGAGACCGGATACACCGAGGGTGGTGTGCCGACGTTCGACGCGGTGCGGGAGAAGATCGAGACCCGGTACGGCACCGCGATCGGCTCGTCCGAGCTTGCCGGCGAGACCCCGGAGGGCAGGCGGGTCGAGGAGCAGTACGAGGAACGCCAACGCGCGGCCGCCGAACGCCTCGAGCAGATCCGCAAATCGATGCGCGAGGACGAGAAGTCCTGAGCGATGCGCGTTTTCACGATCGCGGAGCGACGGACACGGCTTGCGCGACGCCACTTCCTGAGCCCTGAGAACCCCGCCGCGTCACCCGCCGCCGCCGCGCGCAGCTTCGTCGGACTGCACGCGACCGACCCGGCGACACCGTATCTCTCGCTGTGGGCACGCCTTCGGAGGTTCACCGTCGCCGATCTGGACACCGAACTGTACGAGCGGCGTACCGTGGTCAAGCACCTCGCGATGCGCCGCACACTGTGGCTGGTCGGCGTCGAGGATCTGCCGTTCATCCAGTCCGCGGCCAGTGACCGGGTGGCGGCCAACGAACTGCGCAAACTGGCCGCGGATGCGCACAACGCCGGGTTGGAACCCGACGGGGAGACCTGGGTCAAGGTGGCACGCGCGGCGGTGCTGCGCCATCTGGAGAAACACGGCCCCACCGGCGCCCGGGAGTTGCGGGAAGCTCTGCCGGAACTCGCCGGAAGCCACGACCCCGCACCGGGTAAGAGCTATGGCGGCGAGACACCGTTGGCGCCAAGGGTTCTGACAGTTCTCGGCGTGCACGGTGAGATCATGAGGGGCCCGAACGAGGGTTCGTGGACGGTGTCACGGCCGCGCTGGGCGGCCACGGCCGACTGGCTCGGCGCGCCGTACGTGCCCGCGCCCGCCGATGAAGCCCGCGCCGAACTGGTGCGCCGCTGGCTCGCGACATTCGGGCCCGCGACCGTCACCGACGTGAAGTGGTGGTTCGGTCACACCCTGACCTGGGCGCGCCACGCGCTGCGCGACATCGGTGCCGTGGAGGTCGAACTCGAAGGCTGCGACGCGCCCGGCTACGTCCTGCCCGACGACCTCGATCCCGAGCCGGAACCGCAGCCGTGGGTCGCGCTGCTCCCGGGCCTCGACGTCACGACCATGGGTTGGTTCGACCGCGACTGGTACCTCGACGGTCTCCGGGATCAGGTGTTCGACCGCAACGGCAACGCCGGGCCCACCGTGTGGTGCGACGGGCGTGTCGTGGGCGCCTGGGCACACGACGCCGACGGGCGCGTCGACGTGCGACTGTGCACCGATATCGGCCGCGCTGCACGGAAGCTGCTGCAGCGCAAGGCCGATGACCTCACCGAGTGGCTCAACGGCACTCGCGTCAAACCGCGCTTCCCCTCACCGCTGTCGAAAGGCCAGTTCACAGGCTGAGCGTGACCGGCGGGCCGGCCAGAGCAGCTTTCGCGTCCACGCTCATCCGATCGATGATCTCGACCTCACCGGCTTCGAGCCCGTCGAGGGCCATCCGGGCGAGGTCGGCGGGTTCGTTCATGTGTTCCTCGGGCAGTTCGATCCCGTTGCCGCGGGCGAACTCGAGCAGCGTGTCGGTGCGGATCAGCCCGGGTACCAGAGCGGCGACGTGGGTGCCCTGGCGCGCGAGTTCCACGCGAACACCGTTGGTCAACCCCCATTCCGCGGATTTCGCGGCGGCATAGGACGTGTTGCCGTCGACGGTTCTCCACGCCGCAACGGACAGCACGTTGAGAATGGCTCCCCCGCCGTTGCGGGCCAGGATCGGCGCGAACGCGCGGATCATGGCCAGCGTGCCGTAGTAGTTCGAATCCATCGTCGCCCGGATCTTGGCGAGGTCACCCGTGACGAGGTTGCCGCCGTCGGTGAATGCCGCGTTGTTGATCAGCACGTCGACGTCATCGGCCGCCGCGGCGGCGGCTTCGACGGACCACTGATCGGTGATGTCGAGCCGCAGCACGTGCGCACCCGGGACATCGACGAGTTCAGGGCGCCGCGCGGTGGCGTACACCTTGGCACCGCGGCGGATCAGTTCGACCGCGAGGTGGTGCCCGAGGCCCCGGTTGGCACCCGTGACGAGTGCGGTGGCGCCGTGCAGTTTCATGATCTCCCCTTCGAAGCCGACGAAGATGACCGAGTGGTTGTGGCAGCGCTACCTCGGAATCCTGTTCGACGGCTTGAGGCCCGAGGGTGCCCATCCGTTGCCGCAACCGCCGCCGCGGTTGACCTGAACCTTGGTTGCGGTCCTACGGTGGCCGCATGGTTCACATCGACCTCGGCACCTTCGGACTCACCGTCACCCCCGGCACCCCGGGGGCTGAAGAGATCGAAGCCCTCGGCTTCGGCGCTCTGTGGGTCAACGGCGGGCAACTCGACCGGTTGGAACGCCTCACGGATCTGCTGGCGACGACGCGGCGGGCCGCCGTCGCGCCGGCGATCATCCCGCCCGATGTCTACGGGCCCGACGCCGTCGTCGACCTCTTCGGCCGCGCGGAGGTTGCCGCGCCCGGGCGGCTCATGATCGGACTCGGTTCGTCGTCACAGCCCCGTCCGAGGGCCGCACTGGGCGCCTACGTCGACGAACTCGGCGCAATCCCCCGCGAGCGTCGCCTGCTGGCCGCGTTCGGTCCACGCATGCTCGACACCGCCCGCGACCGTTTCGGCGGTGCGATGCCAGGGATGGTGACACCGGAGTACACAGCAATCGCGCGCGAACGCCTCGGCCCCGACCGGCTTCTCGTCGTCGGTCTGTATGCGGTTCTGGACACCGACGCGGACGCGGCCCGGGAGACGGCACGGGTGCCGCTTCGGTTCCTGATGGGCATGCGCAGCTACGTGAACTCGGCGCTGCGCCAAGGCTTCTCTGAAACCGACATCGCGACGGTCAGCGATGACCTGGTGGATCGACTGGTCGCTTGGGGCAGCGCCGACGACATCGCGAAACAGGCCCGACGGCACCGGGAGGCCGGCGCGGACCATGTCTATCTCAGTGTGCTGCACAACGATACGCAGCCGAGCGGTGTCGCGGCTGCCCGGCTCCTGGCCCCGGTGTTGTTCGGTTAGGCGCTGACCTTGCGCCGCTTGCGCTTCGGGGTGGGTACGTCGAGCAACTCCGCAAGGAACTTGCCCGTGTAGCTGTCCGGGTTGGCCGCGACGTCCTCGGGTGTGCCCTGTGCGACCACGGTGCCACCGCCTGCGCCGCCTTCCGGACCCATGTCGATGATCCAGTCGGAGGTCTTGATGACGTCGAGGTTGTGCTCGATGACGATGACCGTGTTGCCTTTGTCGACAAGGCCGTTGATCACCTTGAGCAGCTTGCGGATGTCCTCGAAGTGCAGGCCAGTGGTGGGCTCGTCGAGGATGTAGATGGTGCGACCCGTCGAGCGCTTCTGCAGCTCGGCGGCCAGCTTGACACGCTGGGCCTCACCACCGGACAGCGTCGGCGCGGGCTGCCCCAGCCGCACGTACCCCAGACCCACGTCGACCAGCGTCTTGAGGTAGCGGTGGATCGAGCTGATGGGCTCGAAGAACTCCGTCGCCTCCTCGATCGACATGTCGAGGACCTCGGAGATGGTCTTGCCCTTGTAGTGGACCTCGAGCGTCTCGCGGTTGTAGCGGGCGCCGTGGCACACCTCGCACGGGACGTAGACGTCCGGTAGGAAGTTCATCTCGATCTTGATGGTGCCGTCACCCGAGCAGGCCTCGCACCGGCCGCCCTTGACGTTGAACGAGAACCGGCCCGGCTGGTAGCCGCGGACCTTCGCCTCGGTGGTCGCGGCGAACAGCGACCGGATCTTGTCGAACACGCCCGTGTACGTCGCCGGGTTGGACCGCGGGGTCCGCCCGATGGGCGACTGGTCCACGCGCACGAGCTTGTCGAGCTGGTCGAGCCCGTTGACGCGGGTGTGACGCCCCGGCACCAGGCGAGCGCCGTTGAGCTTGTTGGCGAGCACCGTGGCCAGGATGTCGTTGACCATGGTCGACTTGCCCGAACCCGACACGCCGGTGACCGAGGTCAGCACCCCGAGCGGGAACGCGACGTCGATCTCCTTGAGGTTGTTCTCCCGCGCGCCGACCACCGTG
Coding sequences:
- a CDS encoding CHAT domain-containing protein, with protein sequence MGDLAVTATLVLRFADVGVATYATLRVVGEPARTLKWVLEEPALPAVYSALDDALPDPRGGETVAAAVERSLTAGPFADPKRELKFAKELGSHLIPKPAWNLLIDCVSAPRATLFVTPSPKLARVPWGQLAMPGLHKFRLMELVDVLMAVPPNIVHAPRRSVSWTTRRDNPALLVLDPRIPGQRPDSALGSVLGRPTPGTPLSRHFATAVAQRQVLPRVDGPVDLFRRPDADRGWLARACEHEPSRMLYVGHASAAEGDTADRAALHLAEPEPLSAADVIAQALAVPPRVALLACASGGDYRFDEATGLVAAMVLGGAQLVTATLWPLPTSAGYRTFTADDADPMADTVIGVDLAHNQEQAGIAVNQWQRAQMRRWREGEVTASPLYWASLATFAVDGAR
- a CDS encoding alpha/beta hydrolase, translating into MTFTHHLSLMHGWVPTTVQVVTAVILIAAVGRRTWRWHLIWLPAAAAVGAVLALGTFWYIQSEGLAGNPAPRSLWVWIAISGATVVVLVAGWPRSRWWRRGASALAIPMSVLCAALALNLWVGYFPWVQTAWNQLTAGPLPDQTDQVTVAAMQRDGAVPAKGTVVPVQIPNTASGFRHRQEYVYLPPAWFAANPPPKLPTVMMIGGEFNTPADWMRAGNVISTVDAFAASHHGFAPVLVFVDPGGAFNNDTECVNGSRGNAADHLTKDVVPYLEAHYGVSAAAANWGIVGWSMGGTCAVDLAVMHPDMFSAFVDIAGDLTPNSGTKAQTIDRLFGGNAAAWDAFDPTTVINRHGHYQDVAGWFDVNTGGPGTAPNDQAKAANSLCTLGSSHGIACAVQAQPGTHDWPFATQAFKASLPWLAGAIGTPDVPVVGLPASAPSAPAFIESGKTAGPK
- the lysX gene encoding bifunctional lysylphosphatidylglycerol synthetase/lysine--tRNA ligase LysX, translated to MTVISRVEHLPARPASRVAWVPAAAGWTVGVIATLSLIASVSPLVRSLIRVPREFVNDFIFNFPDTSFAWAFVLALLAAALAARKRIAWWVLVLYLVGAIGWNVGDLAAGGDTVADDIGELIGIAFHVAAIVFLVVARKEFWAKVRRGALLKSAAVLVAGNLIGIVVAWGLLQAFPGTLDPEWRLPYAVNRVSGFATVPTEVFEGYSHTFLNAIFGLFGALALMAAAIVLFQSQRASNALTGEDESAIRGLLELYGKNDSLGYFATRRDKSVVFAPNGRAAITYRVEVGVCLASGDPVGDPKSWPQAIAAWLQLCQAYGWAPGVMGASLAGAEAYRAAGLNALQLGDEAILHPDRFRLSGPDMRAVRQAVTRARRAGTSVRIRRHRELSPEEMAAVIRRADAWRDTETERGFSMALGRLGDPADDDCLLVEAVQGDEVVAMLSLVPWGSNGVSLDVMRRSPRSPNGTIELMVSELCMQAEDIGISRISLNFAMFRSAFEQGAQLGAGPVARLWRALLVFFSKWWQLESLYRSNRKYQPEWVPRYACYEDARLVPRVGVASVIAEGFLVLPFSRRNKQHTGEHIAAPDTLVQSGRLHRDGSAPDVTGLQGELPDADDEPRLPEQVRVRMAKLKALQGNGVDAYPVGQPPSHTVAQALGATDGETLSVAGRVMRIRDYGGVLFAQLRDWSGEVQLLLDNAALTEGETADFTATIDLGDLVEVTGSMGFSRNGTRSLLVERWRLIGKCLRPLPDKWKGLTDQEARVRARYVDLAVNTEARDLIRARSGALHAIRETLYSKGFLEVETPILQQIHGGANARPFLTHINAYDLDLYLRIAPELYLKRLCVGGVERVFELGRAFRNEGVDFSHNPEFTLLEAYQAHADYNVWIDGCRELIQNAAQAANGAQVFLRPRPNDPAGTLEPVDISGQWAVKTVHDAVSEAIGEHITPETELGELRRLCDSAGIPYLTHWDAGAVVLEMYEHLVEDRTTEPTFYKDFPTSVSPLTRPHRSIPGVAERWDLVAWGVELGTAYSELTDPVEQRRRLQEQSLLAAGGDPEAMELDEDFLQAMEYAMPPTGGLGMGVDRVVMMITGRSIRETLPFPLAKPR
- a CDS encoding lipoprotein LpqH, with the translated sequence MNRVIAGTMGLLAAGTILVGCSDDKPQATPSPAAADVKTGGNTQVKVDGKDLPGLDLNSVTCVKEGGRINVGSAAIGGQQGLGVVMTDEASPKVESLGLVYDGSALAVSENMGVKVGSAKVEVDGDTYTITGEAAGADMQNPMAGMISKPFTITVSCS